In Geoanaerobacter pelophilus, one DNA window encodes the following:
- a CDS encoding GTP-binding protein, which yields MAKAKFERNKPHVNIGTIGHVDHGKTTLTAAITKVLAG from the coding sequence ATGGCAAAGGCAAAATTTGAGAGGAATAAGCCGCATGTAAACATAGGGACGATTGGTCACGTAGACCATGGCAAGACGACCCTGACAGCGGCTATCACCAAGGTATTGGCAGG